The proteins below are encoded in one region of Limnohabitans sp. 63ED37-2:
- a CDS encoding NAD(P)H-dependent flavin oxidoreductase gives MNRVLAHTGARYPILQAPMGWIARSPLAMAVSRAGGLGIIETSSGETANCQREIAAMLASGLPFGVNLPIRFLKDDAMLRYVCDSGIRFVTTSAGSPAKFVAPLKAAGIAVYHAVPTLEAALKCAEAGVDGLVVEGSEGGGFKNPEEVSTLVLLQAIREKTDLPLIAAGGIVDGRGMAAAFALGAEAVQMGTRFVACAESPVHGHYKQAIVDAPTTGTYMLNTKSSPCIRALKAPFTQSLHEAGLMGPDAFQGIQDVYFGGNMNAAPALAGQSAGLVHEVLTAGQIIDQTVAEFHRIGARMGQLAQTASFG, from the coding sequence ATGAACCGTGTTTTGGCCCACACTGGCGCCCGCTACCCCATCTTGCAAGCCCCCATGGGCTGGATCGCTCGCAGCCCTTTGGCCATGGCCGTCTCGCGTGCGGGGGGGCTGGGCATCATCGAGACCTCATCCGGTGAGACTGCGAACTGCCAGCGCGAAATCGCCGCCATGCTGGCTTCGGGCCTGCCTTTTGGTGTGAATTTGCCCATCCGTTTTTTGAAAGACGATGCCATGCTGCGCTACGTCTGCGACTCGGGCATCCGGTTTGTCACCACCTCGGCGGGCAGCCCAGCCAAATTCGTGGCGCCCTTGAAGGCGGCGGGCATCGCGGTCTACCACGCCGTACCCACGCTGGAAGCCGCCCTCAAATGCGCTGAGGCTGGGGTCGATGGTCTGGTGGTGGAAGGCTCCGAGGGCGGGGGATTCAAGAACCCTGAAGAGGTCAGCACCCTGGTGCTGCTACAGGCCATCCGCGAGAAAACAGATCTGCCCCTGATTGCGGCTGGCGGCATTGTGGATGGGCGCGGCATGGCGGCCGCATTTGCCTTGGGCGCTGAAGCGGTTCAGATGGGCACCCGCTTTGTGGCCTGCGCCGAAAGCCCGGTGCACGGCCACTACAAACAAGCCATTGTGGATGCGCCCACCACAGGCACCTACATGCTCAACACCAAGTCCTCACCTTGCATCCGCGCACTCAAAGCGCCATTCACACAAAGCCTGCACGAGGCGGGCCTGATGGGCCCCGATGCATTCCAGGGCATTCAAGACGTGTACTTCGGCGGCAACATGAACGCCGCCCCCGCCCTGGCCGGTCAATCGGCTGGCCTGGTGCACGAGGTCTTGACGGCCGGACAGATCATCGACCAGACCGTGGCCGAGTTCCACCGCATCGGCGCACGCATGGGCCAACTGGCCCAAACCGCCAGCTTTGGCTGA
- a CDS encoding glutathione S-transferase family protein produces MALTLFAFDTPNARKITVALAEMGLTYSVKVVDITQKEQFDLAFLKISPNNKIPALLDTEGPDGQTQTVFESGAILIYLAEKTGKFLPGRGAARVATLEWLMFQVGGFGPAPGQVHHYVALSNEADKRYGLERFMAETLRLYGVMDRRLAEHAYFAGDLSIADFAILGWVWRHPRHQVDLQQFPHVSRWYQAMMSRPAVQKGFAVSLRRD; encoded by the coding sequence ATGGCTTTGACCCTTTTTGCTTTTGACACCCCCAACGCCCGCAAAATCACGGTGGCGCTGGCGGAGATGGGCTTGACCTATTCGGTGAAGGTGGTGGACATCACTCAAAAAGAGCAGTTCGATCTAGCTTTTTTGAAAATCAGTCCCAACAACAAGATCCCGGCATTGCTGGACACCGAGGGACCCGACGGCCAGACACAAACGGTGTTCGAGTCCGGTGCCATCTTGATTTATTTGGCCGAGAAAACCGGGAAATTCCTGCCCGGCCGGGGCGCTGCTCGGGTGGCCACGCTGGAGTGGCTGATGTTCCAGGTGGGCGGCTTTGGACCGGCACCGGGCCAAGTGCACCACTATGTGGCCTTGAGCAACGAAGCCGACAAACGCTACGGTTTGGAGCGCTTCATGGCCGAAACCCTGCGTTTGTATGGCGTGATGGACCGCCGCCTGGCCGAGCATGCGTATTTCGCCGGGGATTTGTCGATCGCCGACTTTGCCATTTTGGGCTGGGTCTGGCGGCATCCCCGCCACCAGGTGGATTTGCAACAGTTTCCCCATGTGTCGCGCTGGTACCAGGCCATGATGTCCCGACCTGCGGTGCAAAAAGGCTTTGCCGTCTCGCTGCGCCGAGATTGA
- a CDS encoding MAPEG family protein, whose protein sequence is MLISYGAVLVAGIMPVVCAGIAKSGFKGYDNSDPRAWLARQTGFRARANAAQANCFEAFPFFAVGVILALLTGVDPATVDALASFFVAARVAYVFFYVTDKAKWRTMVWSAAYLTVVALFALAMLNLQVN, encoded by the coding sequence ATGTTGATTTCTTATGGCGCTGTGTTGGTTGCGGGCATCATGCCGGTGGTGTGTGCAGGCATTGCCAAGTCGGGCTTCAAGGGTTATGACAACAGCGACCCCCGGGCTTGGCTGGCCCGCCAGACCGGGTTCCGGGCGCGGGCCAATGCCGCACAGGCCAACTGCTTTGAGGCGTTCCCGTTTTTTGCCGTGGGGGTCATCTTGGCCCTGCTCACCGGGGTCGATCCGGCCACGGTGGATGCGCTGGCCTCGTTTTTTGTCGCGGCGCGTGTGGCGTATGTGTTTTTCTACGTCACCGACAAGGCCAAATGGCGCACCATGGTCTGGTCAGCGGCTTACCTCACGGTGGTGGCCCTGTTTGCGTTGGCCATGCTGAATTTGCAGGTCAACTGA
- a CDS encoding DUF6806 family protein translates to MNHDNAPLEIHVHGDVPIKPGTDIKAIQEALKPLWHYAGARSLHEGAVSLYEEEPGIRFDATTQRLNLCWTVRGDEDFRMVMDDLCMNLNDLSAAGTQIEVTFYDTEFDDEDEARGGESRDDFVMLFVGPDPGAIMQAQRDLLVHDVVNMMERHFDGAELSGVVTEIDKLFSQRFDSLVSSLDIGKPPRGPGGGNGHGGGGRRPRHLH, encoded by the coding sequence ATGAACCACGACAACGCACCGCTTGAGATTCACGTGCATGGTGATGTGCCGATCAAACCCGGCACCGACATCAAGGCCATCCAGGAGGCGCTCAAGCCCCTTTGGCACTACGCCGGAGCGCGTTCTTTGCATGAGGGCGCTGTGAGCCTGTACGAAGAAGAGCCGGGCATCCGTTTTGATGCCACCACCCAGCGCCTGAACCTGTGCTGGACCGTGCGCGGCGACGAGGATTTCCGCATGGTCATGGACGATCTGTGCATGAACCTCAACGACTTGTCTGCGGCGGGCACCCAGATTGAGGTGACGTTTTATGACACCGAATTCGACGACGAGGACGAGGCCCGTGGGGGCGAGTCCCGCGACGACTTTGTGATGCTCTTTGTCGGACCCGACCCGGGCGCCATCATGCAAGCCCAGCGCGATTTGCTGGTGCACGATGTGGTCAACATGATGGAGCGCCATTTTGATGGGGCCGAGTTGTCGGGTGTGGTGACCGAGATCGACAAGCTGTTCAGTCAGCGCTTTGACAGCCTCGTGAGTTCTCTGGACATCGGCAAACCGCCACGCGGTCCAGGGGGCGGCAATGGCCATGGCGGCGGTGGCCGTCGCCCACGTCATCTGCACTGA
- a CDS encoding MFS transporter, with product MTAQGIRSALNPGVRVREVFGWAMYDFANSGYSTVVITAVFAAYFVGGVADGADWATLAWTSGLSVSYLIVMLTMPGLGAWADRVAGKKRMLMWVTAGCVVSTAALSLVGPGQVALGLFILVLSNTFFSYGESLTASFLPELAKPEAMGRVSGWGWSLGYIGGMLTLGICLAYVLAAQARGETGGQFVPVTMWITAAVYGAAAWVTFALLREHSPPQPNAPVVTVAQSLRGLRQILREALPYKDFTRLLACAVAYQGGVAVAITLAAIYAEQVIGFQPQETMVLIFVLNLAAFAGAFLLGHVQDRIGHKLTLALTLVGWVATCFIAALSTDKGMFWWAAAIAGFCMGSSQSSGRAMAGLMVPPQRLGEFFGLWTFAIRLASILGPLTYGLITWLSDGNQRLAIGSTSLLFVLGLVLLMPVDVDRGRRAAQSPT from the coding sequence ATGACCGCCCAAGGCATTCGTTCTGCGTTGAATCCGGGTGTGCGTGTGCGCGAGGTCTTTGGCTGGGCCATGTACGACTTCGCCAACTCGGGTTATTCCACCGTGGTCATCACGGCCGTGTTTGCCGCCTACTTTGTGGGCGGTGTAGCCGACGGGGCCGACTGGGCCACATTGGCTTGGACATCGGGTTTGAGCGTGTCGTATCTGATCGTGATGCTGACCATGCCGGGTTTGGGGGCCTGGGCCGACAGGGTGGCCGGCAAAAAACGCATGTTGATGTGGGTGACTGCGGGCTGTGTGGTCAGCACAGCGGCCTTGTCATTGGTGGGGCCAGGTCAGGTGGCGCTGGGTTTGTTCATCTTGGTGTTGTCGAACACTTTCTTTTCTTATGGCGAGTCGCTCACGGCCTCGTTTTTGCCAGAACTGGCCAAGCCTGAGGCCATGGGCCGTGTGAGCGGCTGGGGTTGGTCTTTGGGTTACATCGGCGGCATGCTCACCCTGGGCATTTGCTTGGCCTATGTGTTGGCCGCTCAGGCCCGGGGCGAAACAGGTGGGCAGTTTGTGCCGGTGACCATGTGGATCACGGCGGCCGTTTATGGCGCGGCAGCTTGGGTGACCTTTGCCCTGCTGCGCGAGCACTCGCCGCCGCAACCCAATGCCCCGGTGGTGACCGTGGCGCAGAGCTTGCGCGGCTTGCGACAGATCCTGCGCGAGGCGCTGCCGTACAAAGACTTCACGCGTTTGCTCGCGTGCGCGGTGGCTTACCAGGGCGGTGTGGCGGTGGCCATCACGCTTGCGGCCATTTATGCCGAGCAGGTCATTGGTTTTCAGCCCCAGGAAACCATGGTGCTGATCTTTGTGTTGAACCTGGCGGCATTTGCCGGAGCCTTTTTGCTTGGCCATGTGCAAGACCGCATTGGCCACAAACTGACGCTGGCGCTGACCTTGGTGGGCTGGGTGGCGACCTGCTTCATTGCGGCGCTGTCCACCGACAAGGGCATGTTCTGGTGGGCTGCGGCGATCGCGGGTTTTTGCATGGGCTCGAGCCAGTCATCGGGCCGGGCCATGGCGGGGCTGATGGTGCCGCCCCAGCGCCTGGGCGAGTTTTTTGGCCTGTGGACCTTTGCCATCCGGCTGGCCAGCATTTTGGGTCCCTTGACCTACGGCTTGATCACCTGGCTGAGTGACGGCAACCAGCGTCTGGCCATTGGCTCGACCTCCTTGTTGTTTGTGCTGGGGCTGGTCTTGTTGATGCCGGTGGACGTGGATCGTGGCCGCAGGGCAGCGCAATCGCCCACCTGA
- the murI gene encoding glutamate racemase, translating into MTSDQRPIGVFDSGIGGLSVLRALQQELPNERFVYLADNAHAPYGEKSEDFVSQRTHAIAQFLQTQHQIKALVVACNTATAAAIQGLRAAYPTLPLVGVEPALKPALALSTTRRIGVIATRGTVGSEKFSRLLASVQDEATFVVQACNGLALAIEQSTLPDPSHAAQAQITHLLQNYTQAMGRFGSASGDIDTLVLGCTHYVFVENDLRTLLGPNVQLVSTGAPVARQTYRLLAAAGLLNAAQPKGAAPTIRLLTTGDLKGLQAAAQRWLSLPEEACEAVPASL; encoded by the coding sequence ATGACTTCTGACCAACGCCCGATCGGTGTGTTCGACAGCGGCATTGGCGGACTGAGTGTGCTGCGGGCCCTGCAACAAGAACTGCCAAACGAACGCTTTGTGTACCTGGCCGACAACGCCCACGCGCCCTACGGCGAAAAAAGCGAGGACTTTGTCAGCCAACGCACCCATGCGATTGCCCAATTCCTGCAAACCCAGCACCAGATCAAAGCCTTGGTGGTGGCCTGCAACACCGCCACGGCTGCGGCGATCCAGGGCTTACGAGCCGCCTATCCCACGCTGCCGCTGGTGGGTGTCGAGCCCGCGCTCAAACCCGCGCTGGCCTTGAGCACCACCCGACGCATCGGCGTGATCGCCACCCGAGGGACGGTGGGCAGCGAGAAATTTTCTCGCTTGTTGGCCAGCGTGCAAGACGAGGCGACGTTTGTGGTGCAGGCCTGCAACGGGCTGGCCCTGGCCATCGAACAAAGCACCCTGCCAGACCCATCGCATGCCGCGCAAGCGCAAATCACGCACTTGCTGCAAAACTACACCCAGGCCATGGGCCGCTTTGGTTCTGCCTCTGGCGACATCGACACCCTGGTGCTGGGTTGCACCCACTATGTGTTTGTCGAGAACGATTTGCGCACCTTGTTGGGGCCGAATGTGCAACTGGTCTCGACCGGCGCACCCGTGGCGCGTCAAACCTACCGTTTGCTGGCGGCAGCGGGCCTATTGAACGCAGCACAGCCCAAGGGCGCTGCACCCACCATCCGTCTCTTGACCACAGGTGATTTGAAGGGCTTGCAAGCGGCTGCGCAGAGATGGCTAAGCTTGCCTGAAGAGGCTTGCGAGGCTGTGCCTGCCTCGCTTTAG
- a CDS encoding fumarate hydratase: protein MTTLIKQDDLIESVAAALQYISYYHPADFISHLASAYEREQSPAAKDAIAQILTNSKMSAIGHRPICQDTGIVNVFLEVGMDVKFDGFTGSLEDAVNEGVRRGYNHPDNMLRASVVSDPHFNRKNTKDNTPAVIFTKIVPGHHVHVTVAAKGGGSENKSKLIMLNPGDSIVDWVLKTVPTMGAGWCPPGMLGIGIGGTAEKAVLLAKESLMDDLDMYQLLEKSSKGEKLDQVEEMRLELYHKVNALGIGAQGLGGLTTVLDIKIKMYPTHAASKPVAMIPNCAATRHAHFVLDGSGPSYLEAPSLDLWPNVGWTADTEKSQRVDLNKLTPEQVAAWKPGQTLLLNGKMLTGRDAAHKRIQDMLAKGEKLPVDFTNRVIYYVGPVDPVGNEAVGPAGPTTATRMDGFTEMMLAKTGLIAMIGKAERGPVAIEAIKKHKSAYLMAVGGAAYLVSKAIKHAQVVGFADMGMEAIYEFDVVDMPVTVAVDAGGTSAHTTGPAEWQKRIATGEFKGIGVNAG from the coding sequence ATGACCACACTGATCAAACAAGACGACCTCATCGAATCCGTTGCTGCTGCCCTGCAGTACATCAGCTACTACCACCCGGCCGACTTCATCTCGCACCTGGCCAGCGCTTACGAGCGCGAGCAAAGCCCAGCCGCCAAGGACGCGATTGCGCAGATCCTGACCAACAGCAAGATGAGCGCCATCGGCCACCGCCCGATTTGCCAAGACACCGGCATCGTCAACGTGTTCCTTGAAGTCGGCATGGATGTGAAGTTCGACGGCTTCACCGGCAGCTTGGAAGACGCGGTCAACGAAGGCGTGCGCCGTGGCTACAACCACCCCGACAACATGCTGCGTGCATCGGTGGTGTCCGACCCGCACTTCAACCGCAAAAACACCAAAGACAACACCCCCGCCGTGATCTTCACCAAGATCGTGCCCGGCCACCATGTGCATGTGACCGTGGCGGCCAAAGGCGGCGGCAGTGAAAACAAGTCCAAGCTGATCATGCTCAACCCCGGCGACAGCATCGTTGACTGGGTGCTCAAGACGGTGCCCACCATGGGCGCGGGCTGGTGCCCACCCGGCATGCTGGGCATCGGCATCGGCGGCACCGCCGAAAAAGCCGTGCTCTTGGCCAAAGAAAGCCTGATGGACGACCTGGACATGTACCAACTGCTCGAAAAATCGAGCAAGGGCGAGAAACTCGACCAGGTCGAAGAAATGCGTCTGGAGCTCTACCACAAGGTCAACGCTCTGGGCATTGGTGCACAGGGCCTTGGCGGCCTGACCACGGTGCTGGACATCAAGATCAAGATGTACCCCACGCACGCGGCCAGCAAGCCCGTGGCCATGATCCCCAACTGCGCCGCCACGCGCCACGCGCACTTTGTGCTCGACGGCTCCGGCCCCAGCTACCTCGAAGCCCCTTCGCTCGACCTGTGGCCCAACGTGGGCTGGACGGCCGATACCGAAAAGAGCCAGCGCGTGGACCTGAACAAGCTCACGCCCGAGCAGGTCGCCGCTTGGAAACCCGGCCAAACGCTCTTGCTCAACGGCAAGATGCTCACTGGCCGCGATGCGGCGCACAAGCGCATTCAGGACATGTTGGCCAAGGGCGAGAAGCTGCCGGTGGACTTCACCAACCGCGTGATCTATTACGTCGGCCCTGTTGACCCGGTGGGCAACGAAGCCGTCGGCCCCGCAGGTCCCACCACCGCTACCCGCATGGACGGCTTCACCGAAATGATGCTGGCCAAAACCGGCCTGATCGCCATGATCGGCAAGGCCGAGCGCGGCCCCGTCGCCATCGAAGCCATCAAGAAGCACAAGAGCGCTTACCTGATGGCCGTGGGCGGCGCGGCCTACCTCGTGTCCAAAGCCATCAAGCACGCCCAAGTGGTGGGCTTTGCCGACATGGGCATGGAAGCCATCTACGAATTCGACGTGGTCGACATGCCCGTGACGGTGGCGGTGGACGCGGGCGGCACCAGCGCCCACACCACCGGCCCCGCCGAGTGGCAAAAGCGCATCGCCACGGGCGAGTTCAAAGGCATTGGCGTCAACGCAGGCTGA
- a CDS encoding TIGR00645 family protein: MSKPTPPTKSNLSPLSSFIFASRWLQLPLYIGLIAAQAVYVFHFWVELVHLLEAAFGSQPALQALITSIGYKTDAPITSLNETVIMLVVLALIDVVMISNLLIMVIVGGYETFVSRLNLEGHPDQPEWLDHVNASVLKVKLGTAIIGISSIHLLKTFINAANYDEKVLMWQTIIHMAFLLSAIAIAYADRLMSHHDKAH; this comes from the coding sequence ATGTCCAAACCCACACCCCCGACAAAAAGCAATTTGAGCCCGTTGAGCAGTTTCATTTTCGCCAGCCGCTGGTTGCAACTGCCTTTGTACATTGGCTTGATTGCGGCCCAAGCCGTGTATGTGTTCCATTTTTGGGTGGAACTGGTCCATTTGTTGGAAGCGGCGTTTGGCAGTCAACCCGCCCTGCAGGCCCTGATCACCAGCATTGGCTATAAAACCGACGCCCCCATCACCTCATTGAACGAAACCGTGATCATGCTGGTCGTGCTGGCCCTGATCGATGTGGTCATGATCTCCAACTTGCTGATCATGGTCATCGTGGGCGGCTACGAAACCTTTGTCTCGCGCCTCAATTTGGAAGGCCACCCCGACCAACCCGAATGGCTGGACCATGTGAACGCCTCGGTGCTCAAGGTCAAACTGGGCACGGCCATCATCGGCATCAGCTCGATCCACCTGCTCAAAACTTTCATCAACGCCGCCAACTACGATGAAAAAGTGCTGATGTGGCAAACCATCATCCACATGGCCTTCTTGCTCAGCGCCATTGCTATTGCCTATGCCGACCGCCTGATGTCGCACCACGACAAGGCCCATTGA
- the acs gene encoding acetate--CoA ligase — translation MSSTIYQPSADFVKNANVSGLAAYEALCKEAETDYQGYWGRLAKELITWKTPFTKVLDESNAPFFKWFEDGTLNASYNCLDRNVEKGLGDKTAIIFEADGGEVTKVTYSQLLAKTCQYANALKSLGIKKGDRVVIYISMSIEGVAAMQACARIGATHSVVFGGFSAQSLRDRIEDTGAVAVITADNQVRGGKLLPLKSIVDEAINLGGCGSIQNVLVVKRSGADIAMTAGRDLWMAELADQQATTCEPEWVGAEHPLFLLYTSGSTGKPKGVQHSTGGYLLHAALTTKWTFDLKADDVFWCTADIGWVTGHTYITYGPLALGGTEIVFEGVPTYPDAGRFWKMIQDHKVSIFYTAPTAIRSLIKAAEANDAVHPKSYNLSSLRLLGSVGEPINPAAWEWYHQHVGGGNCPIVDTFWQTETGGHMITPLPGVTPMVPGSCTLPFPGIQAAIVDETGKDMPNGQGGILVVKKPWPSMIRTIWGDPERFKKSYYPEDFKGKYYLAGDGSIRDEKTGYFTITGRIDDVLNVSGHRMGTMEIESALVSCTELVAEAAVVGRPDDTTGEAICAFVVLKRSLPNTEEGKAIAKQLRDHIAKEIGPIAKPKDIRFGENLPKTRSGKIMRRLLRSLAKGEEITQDISTLENPAILGQLGQAY, via the coding sequence ATGAGTTCCACCATTTACCAACCCAGCGCAGACTTCGTTAAAAACGCCAACGTCTCCGGCCTGGCCGCCTACGAGGCCCTGTGCAAGGAAGCCGAAACCGATTACCAGGGCTATTGGGGCCGTCTGGCCAAAGAGCTGATCACTTGGAAGACCCCTTTCACCAAAGTGCTCGACGAGTCCAATGCGCCATTCTTCAAGTGGTTCGAAGACGGCACCTTGAACGCTTCTTACAACTGCCTTGACCGCAACGTTGAAAAAGGCCTGGGCGACAAGACCGCCATCATCTTCGAAGCCGATGGCGGCGAAGTGACCAAGGTCACTTACAGCCAGTTGCTGGCCAAGACCTGCCAATACGCCAATGCCCTGAAGAGCTTGGGCATCAAAAAGGGTGACCGTGTGGTCATCTACATCTCCATGTCCATCGAAGGCGTGGCCGCCATGCAGGCCTGCGCCCGCATTGGCGCGACCCACTCGGTGGTATTCGGTGGTTTCTCGGCCCAGTCCCTGCGTGACCGCATCGAAGACACAGGCGCTGTCGCCGTGATCACCGCCGATAACCAGGTGCGCGGCGGCAAGCTGCTGCCCCTCAAATCCATCGTGGACGAGGCCATCAACTTGGGCGGCTGCGGCTCCATCCAGAACGTGCTGGTGGTCAAGCGCTCAGGCGCTGACATCGCCATGACCGCTGGCCGCGACTTGTGGATGGCCGAGCTGGCCGACCAGCAAGCCACCACCTGCGAGCCCGAGTGGGTCGGTGCCGAGCACCCCTTGTTCTTACTCTACACCTCCGGCTCCACCGGCAAACCCAAAGGTGTGCAGCACAGCACAGGCGGCTACCTGCTGCACGCCGCACTGACCACCAAGTGGACCTTCGACCTGAAGGCCGACGACGTGTTCTGGTGCACGGCCGACATCGGCTGGGTCACCGGCCACACCTACATCACCTATGGCCCCTTGGCCTTGGGCGGCACCGAGATCGTGTTCGAGGGCGTGCCCACTTATCCTGATGCTGGCCGCTTCTGGAAGATGATCCAGGACCACAAGGTCTCGATCTTCTACACCGCGCCCACCGCCATCCGCTCGCTCATCAAAGCCGCGGAAGCCAACGACGCTGTGCACCCCAAGAGCTACAACTTGAGCAGCCTGCGCTTGCTGGGTTCGGTCGGCGAGCCGATCAACCCCGCCGCGTGGGAGTGGTACCACCAGCATGTCGGCGGCGGCAATTGTCCCATTGTGGACACTTTCTGGCAAACCGAAACCGGTGGCCACATGATCACGCCCTTGCCTGGCGTGACCCCCATGGTGCCAGGTTCTTGCACACTGCCGTTCCCCGGCATCCAAGCGGCCATCGTGGACGAAACCGGTAAAGACATGCCCAACGGCCAAGGCGGCATTTTGGTTGTGAAGAAGCCATGGCCTTCGATGATCCGCACCATTTGGGGCGACCCTGAGCGCTTCAAGAAGAGCTACTACCCAGAAGACTTCAAGGGCAAGTACTACTTGGCAGGCGACGGCTCGATCCGTGACGAGAAAACCGGTTACTTCACCATCACCGGCCGCATCGACGACGTGCTGAACGTCTCAGGTCACCGCATGGGCACGATGGAAATCGAATCGGCCTTGGTCAGCTGCACCGAGCTGGTGGCCGAAGCCGCTGTGGTGGGCCGTCCAGACGACACCACTGGCGAAGCCATTTGCGCCTTCGTGGTGCTCAAGCGCTCTTTGCCCAACACCGAAGAAGGCAAGGCGATTGCCAAGCAGTTGCGCGACCACATCGCCAAGGAAATTGGCCCGATCGCCAAGCCCAAGGACATCCGCTTTGGTGAGAACTTGCCCAAGACCCGTTCGGGCAAGATCATGCGTCGCTTGCTGCGTTCGCTGGCCAAAGGCGAGGAGATCACACAAGACATCTCCACGCTGGAGAACCCCGCCATCCTGGGGCAGCTGGGTCAGGCTTACTGA
- a CDS encoding tripartite tricarboxylate transporter substrate binding protein, with product MKTQGTSRRTFVQASAAAAVTVAFPTLAQAQAFPTKPIKLICPWPAGGSTDAVMRALAESATKALGVQVVIENKPGASGMLGPNELVRAQPDGYTLSQITIGVARLPHMQKMQFDPLKDFTYIACLTGYTFGVVVRSDSPIRSIADLVAFAKANPGKFTYGSTGNGTTPHLAFAEFASKAKIDVTHVPFKGSADGVQAVLGGHVMSHSDATGWAPQVEAGTMRLLATYGSKRTKRWPNVPTLNELGFDTVSDSPFGIGGPKGMDPAVVKRLHDAFRSTLQDPAVLASFDKYDQSVIYMGTEEYTKFIRDTFQSEKATIERLGLAMKT from the coding sequence GTGAAAACCCAAGGCACGTCACGACGCACATTTGTTCAGGCATCCGCCGCCGCCGCAGTCACGGTGGCATTTCCCACTCTGGCGCAAGCCCAGGCTTTTCCGACCAAGCCCATCAAACTCATTTGCCCATGGCCTGCAGGCGGCTCCACCGATGCGGTGATGCGTGCTTTGGCCGAAAGCGCCACCAAGGCCTTGGGTGTTCAAGTGGTCATCGAAAACAAACCGGGCGCCAGCGGCATGCTGGGCCCCAACGAGCTGGTGCGTGCCCAGCCAGACGGCTACACCCTGTCGCAAATCACCATCGGCGTCGCGCGTTTGCCGCACATGCAGAAGATGCAGTTCGACCCGCTCAAAGACTTCACCTACATCGCCTGCCTCACGGGCTACACCTTTGGTGTGGTGGTGCGGTCCGACTCCCCCATCCGTTCCATTGCCGACTTGGTGGCATTTGCCAAAGCCAACCCGGGCAAATTCACCTACGGCTCCACGGGCAACGGCACCACACCGCACCTGGCCTTTGCTGAATTCGCCAGCAAAGCCAAGATCGACGTCACCCATGTCCCTTTCAAAGGCAGCGCCGATGGCGTACAAGCGGTGTTGGGTGGCCATGTCATGTCGCACAGCGACGCCACCGGTTGGGCCCCGCAGGTCGAGGCGGGCACCATGCGCCTGCTGGCCACCTACGGCAGCAAACGCACCAAGCGCTGGCCCAACGTGCCCACGCTCAACGAACTCGGTTTCGACACCGTGTCCGACTCCCCCTTTGGCATTGGCGGCCCCAAGGGCATGGACCCGGCCGTGGTCAAACGCCTGCACGACGCCTTCAGGAGCACGCTGCAAGACCCGGCCGTACTGGCCAGCTTTGACAAGTACGACCAGTCGGTGATCTACATGGGCACCGAGGAATACACCAAGTTCATCCGCGACACGTTCCAGTCCGAGAAAGCGACCATCGAGCGTTTGGGCTTGGCCATGAAAACCTGA